In the genome of Candidatus Bathyarchaeia archaeon, the window TAACAGCGATCTGCTGTCCGACAGTGAACTCGTATAAGCGGCTTGTTCCAGGGTTCGAAGCGCCTATTTACGTGGTGTGGTCACGGCGGAACAGATCCGCACTAATTAGGATACCAGTTTATTATAGGGGTCCAGAATATGCCGTTTATAAGCGGGTCGAGTATCGTGGCGCCGACCCCTCATGCAATCCGTACCTGGCTTTTTCATGTCTTTTGATGGCTGGGCTTGACGGCGTAAGAAAGAAGATCGATCCGGGTGATCCAGTTGACGAGGACATTTACAGATTATCTCCTGAGAGGAGGAGGCATCTGGGCATAATTGAGTTGCCAACGACTCTGAAGGAAGCTATTGAGGAAATGAAGAGTGATGAGGTGATCCACCGAACCCTTGGAAGCCACATTTTTGACGCTTTCATAGAGTATAAACTGAATGACTGGCGTCAATACTGTCTCTACATAACGCCATGGGAAATAATGAAATACCTTGACTATTAACTTGAAAAGGAGGTGTGTTAAGTGTTAAGGGCATATATATTTGTTGAAACAAGGCCCGGTACTTCTTTAGAGGTAGTTAAGAGAATAAAGAGTAAAGTTAAGGAGGTTGTTCAAGCAGACGCGATATACGGCAGATTTGATGCTATTATCGTAGTTGAGACCCGGGATTTCGAGACGCTGCATGATCTATTGTATAATGTTATTGAAAGAGACCCTGACATTATTCATACGGAGACATCGCTTGTCTTAAGGGAAATAGAGTAATCGCTTTAGGAGGAAGCTATGATGTGTGCAGGCAAAGATTTGAGGAGGAAGACTTTAAGAGCCTTTATCCTCGTAAGGATGAAGCCCGGGACATCCGAGGAAATAGTTAAGTCTAGGCGTATAAAGGGTGTTAAAATGGCTAACTCGGTTCTTGGGAGATACGATGCTGTCGTTGTTATTGAGGCTAATAGCCTCGAAGAGCTGCAGAAAATAATTTACGAGATGATTGAGCAGCATCCTAACGTTGTGCGTACTGAAACATTAATCTCAATTTTTCATCCGCCAGAATTAAACCCCTCACATGAGGATAGAAGCGCGGGTGGAGGTAGATGATTTGAGTGTCCAAGAAGTAAAAAGAAACCTATCTTTTGATGATATATACTTTAAAATGTCCTTGAGAGTCGATCCTATTATTGATGATACAACGCTTAGAGATGGTGTTCAAATGCCTGGCTTAGCTGTTTCTCCCGAGGATGCTGCGGAAATAGCCCGCCTACTCGATGAGGTTGGTGTTGAGCGAATAGAGCTCCATCATTATCAGAAGCCCGATAAAGAAGCTGTTAAGCTTATCCAGAAAATGGGTCTAAACGCTCGTCTCGCTGGATGGTGCAGAGCGGTTAAAGAGGACATAGATGATGCGATAGATTGTGGTTTTGAGGAAGTCGGCATCTCTCATCCGGTCTCCTACATACATTTCAGGGCTAAGTGGCCGGATAAGAGCCCCGAGTATCTGCTGAATAGGGTTGTCGAAGTAGTTAAGTATGCTGCTAAAGACCATGGATTAAGAGTGTTTGTTCACGGCGAGGATAGCACAAGAGCTGATTGGGAATTCGAAAAGAGGTTTATTAATGCCGTGGCTGACGCTGGGGCTGAATGCTACAGGATATGCGACACAGTTGGGGTTGGGTTATCCGATTTTAACGCTCCTCTACCTAATGGGATTCCGGCTAAAATTAAAGCCATAAAATATGAGACAAGAATTAGAGATGTGGAGATTCATGCGCACGATGATTTTGGTAATTCAGTTGAGAACACTATTGCAGCAGTAAGGGCAGCTGATGGTATATGGGATCGGATTTACTTAAGCACAACTTTTCTTGGGATAGGCGAGAGAGCTGGTAACGCTGAAACTGAGAAGGTCATAATGAATTTATATCTGCATTATGGGGTCAAAAAGTTTGAGGGAAAAACGCAGAAGTTAACTGCTTTAGCTGAAACCATAAGTCGAGCAACAGGCTACGTTGTTCCGCCTAACAAGGCTATTGTCGGCGCATACGCATTTGCGCATGAATCTGGAATCCACACGCATGGAGTTCTAAATGACCCAGCAACCTACGAGCCCTATCCACCGGAACTCGTTGGAAATACGCGTAGATTAACAATAGGCAAGCATTCCGGAAAAGCTATCATAAGACATAAAATAATTGAAGTTACTGGTAAAGAGCCTGACCCCGATAAGCTTACAGAGGTTGTCCAAGAAGTTAAAAGGCTCTATGAGACCGGGAGAAAGGCATCATTGAGGGAGGAGGAGTTTAAGAAAATACTTCAGAGCGTCGGACTAATTTGATGAGGAAAGA includes:
- a CDS encoding Lrp/AsnC ligand binding domain-containing protein, whose translation is MLRAYIFVETRPGTSLEVVKRIKSKVKEVVQADAIYGRFDAIIVVETRDFETLHDLLYNVIERDPDIIHTETSLVLREIE
- a CDS encoding Lrp/AsnC ligand binding domain-containing protein, with product MMCAGKDLRRKTLRAFILVRMKPGTSEEIVKSRRIKGVKMANSVLGRYDAVVVIEANSLEELQKIIYEMIEQHPNVVRTETLISIFHPPELNPSHEDRSAGGGR
- the aksA gene encoding homoaconitate hydratase (in Methanococcus jannaschii this protein catalyzes the condensation of alpha-ketoglutarate and acetyl-CoA to form trans-homoaconitate; functions in alphaketosuberate synthesis which is a precursor in coenzyme B and biotin synthesis) produces the protein MSVQEVKRNLSFDDIYFKMSLRVDPIIDDTTLRDGVQMPGLAVSPEDAAEIARLLDEVGVERIELHHYQKPDKEAVKLIQKMGLNARLAGWCRAVKEDIDDAIDCGFEEVGISHPVSYIHFRAKWPDKSPEYLLNRVVEVVKYAAKDHGLRVFVHGEDSTRADWEFEKRFINAVADAGAECYRICDTVGVGLSDFNAPLPNGIPAKIKAIKYETRIRDVEIHAHDDFGNSVENTIAAVRAADGIWDRIYLSTTFLGIGERAGNAETEKVIMNLYLHYGVKKFEGKTQKLTALAETISRATGYVVPPNKAIVGAYAFAHESGIHTHGVLNDPATYEPYPPELVGNTRRLTIGKHSGKAIIRHKIIEVTGKEPDPDKLTEVVQEVKRLYETGRKASLREEEFKKILQSVGLI